A region of the Oncorhynchus keta strain PuntledgeMale-10-30-2019 unplaced genomic scaffold, Oket_V2 Un_contig_27750_pilon_pilon, whole genome shotgun sequence genome:
tgatctaatgtataaatggcccggttaccacttctgatctaatgtataaacggcccagatatcacttctgatctaatgtataaatggcccggttaccacttctgatctaatgtataaatggcccagatatcacttctgatctaatgtataaacggcccagataccacttctgatctaatgtataaatggcccagatatcacttctgatctaatgtataaacggccCAGATATCTTCTCTTAAAATGATATAAAATGATATAACTTCTCTTAAAATGTAAATAACCCCACACATTGaccatgacagaaacatcatgttAAGATAAATGATATACACACTTAGATTGACATGGTTTTATAAAATCTAAAAATCTACATGTAATATAATTTAAAATGAACTCTTGCTCTGTCATTGTTTGTAAATCCTGATATAAAGTTTCatacaaaaaaacacaaatattGTACAAACATGGCaacagtgaagacataaaaaTAGATTAAGACAATTTCTTCGGCAGCTATTAAAATAAttgttagagacagggagagatagacagacagagagagagagagagacagagagaaagagggagacacagagagagagacagaaacagagagagagagagagagagagagagagagagacacagacagagacagagacagagacagagacagagacagagacagagacagagacagagacagagacagagacagagacagagatagagatagagatagagatagagatagagacagagacagagacagagacagagacagagagagagagagagagagagagagagagagagagagagagagagatagagatagagatagagatagagatagagatagagatagagatagagatagagatagagatagagacagagacagagacagagacagagacagagacagagagagagagagagagagagagagagatagagatatagagatagagatagagatagagatagagatagagatagaggcagagacagagagagagacagagagacagagagagacagagagagacagagagagagacagagagagacagaaacagagagagagacagagagagacagagagagagacagagagaggagggtgtttTTTTGTGTATGAGAGAGGAAGTGGTAGAGGTAGATTCCAGGGGAGAGGAGACTGTAGTGTCTTGATAAGGACAGTCAGTCACATGACAGCTTCATCTCAGTTCAGACACACCAACAACAGACCTGGCTTAGGCTCAGTAAAcctggggagagaggcagagagagagagagagaggagagagggagggaggagggggggggagagagaggggggtagaaaaagagggggagagaggggggcagagagagggtgagtgtgtcGCGTTACCTAGTATTGACATAAtaattgtgtgtgtacctgtagcccagtgtgtgtgtgtgtgtgtgtgtgtgtacctgtagcccagtgtgttgaggtacctgtagccctgtgtgtgtgtgtacctgtagcccagtgtgtgtgtgtacctgtagcccagtgtgtgtgtgtacctgtagcccagtgtgtgtgttgaggtacctgtagcccagtgtgtgtgttgaggtacctgtagcccagtgtgtgtgtacctgtagcccagtgtgtgtgtgtacctgtagcccagtgtgtgtgtgtacctgtagcccagtgtgtgtgttgaggtacctgtagcccagtgtgttgaggtacctgtagccctgtgtgtgtgtacctgtagcccagtgtgttgaggtacctgtagcccagtatgtgtgtgtgtacctgtagcccagtatgtgtgtgtgtacctgtagcccagtgtgtgtgttgaggtacctgtagcccagtgtgtgtgttgaggtacctgtagcccagtgtgtgtgttgaggtacctgtagcccagtgtgtgtgtgtacctgtagcccagtgtgtgtgttgaggtacctgtagcccagtatgtgtgttgaggtacctgtagcccagtatgtgtgtgtgtacctgtagcccagtgtgtgtgtttacctgtagcccagtgtgtgtgtgtacctgtagcccagtgtgtgtgtgtacctgtagcccagtatgtgtgtgtgtacctgtagcccagtgtgttgaggtacctgtagcccagtgtgtggaggtacctgtagcccagtgtgttgaggtacctgtagcccagtatgtgtgttgaggtacctgtagcccagtgtgttgaggtacctgaagcccagtgtgttgagatacctgtagcccagtgtgttgaggtacctgtagcccagtgtgttgagatacctgtagcccagtgtgttgaggtacctgtagcccagtgtgtgtgtgtacctgtagcccagtgtgttgaggtacctgtagcccagtgtgttaagatacctgtagcccagtgtgttaaGGTACCTGAAGCCCAGTGTgtggaggtacctgtagcccagtgtgttgaggtacctgtagcccagtgtgtggaggtacctgtagccctgtgtgtgtgtacctgtagcccagtgtgttgaggtacctgtagcccagtgtgttgaggtacctgtagcccagtgtgtgtgtgtacctgtagcccagtgtgttgaggtacctgaagcccagtgtgttgaggtacctgtagcccagtgtgttaaggtacctgtagcccagtgtgttgaggtacctgtagcccagtgtgtggaggtacctgtagcccagtgtgttgaggtacctgtagcccagtgtgttgaggtacctgaagcccagtgtgttgaggtacctgtagcccagtgtgttgaggtacctgtagcccagtgtgttgaggtacctgtagcccagtgtgttgaggtacctgtagcccagtgtgttgaggtacctgtagcccagtgtgttgaggtacctgtagcccagtgtgttgtgtacctgtagcccagtgtgtgtgtgtacctgtagcccagtgtgttgaggtacctgtagcccagtgtgtgtgtgtacctgtagcccagtgtgttaaGGTACCTGTcgcccagtgtgttgaggtacctgtagcccagtgtgttgaggtacctgtagccctgtgtgttgaggtacctgtagcccagtgtgttgaggtaccCGTAGCCCTGTATGTGTACCtgtagccctgtgtgtgtgtacctgtagccctgtgtgtgtgtgtacctgtagcccagtgtgttgaggtacctgtagccctgtgtgttgaggtacctgtagccctgtatgtgtacctgtagcccagtgtgttgaggtacctgtagccctgtgtgtgtgtgtacctgtagcccagtgtgttgaggtacctgtagcccagtgtgttgaggtacatgtagcccagtgtgttgaggtacctgtagcccagtgtgttgaggtacctgtagcccagtgtgttgagatacctgtagcccagtgtgttgaggtacctgtagcccagtgtgtgtgtgtacctgtagcccagtgtgtgtacctgtagcccagtgtgttgaggtacctgtagcccagtgtgtgtacctgtagcccagtgtgttgaggtacctgtagcccagtgtgttgaggtacctgtagccctgtatgtgtacctgtagcccagtgtgttgaggtacctgtagcccagtgtgttgaggtacctgtagcccagtgtgttgaggtacctgtagcccagtgtgttgaggtacctgtagccctgtatgtgtacctgtagcccagtgtgttgaggtacctgtagcccagtgtgttgaggtacctgtagcccagtgtgttgaggtacctgtagcccagtgtgttgaggtacctgtagcccagtgtgttgaggtacctgtagccctgtgtgtgtacctgtagcccagtgtgttgaggtacctgtagcccagtgtgttgaggtacctgtagccctgtatgtgtacctgtagcccagtgtgttgaggtacctgtagcccagtgtgtgtacctgtagcccTGTGTGTTGAGGTAGTCTATGACAGCAGGGCGGATACGAGCCACTCCTCCCTGGCTGTGGTTCCCTCTTCCTGTTATAACTGACAGCTGAGACCTACACACACCCTGAtgacactctacacacacacacacacacacacacacacacacacacacacacacacacacacacacacacacagtgggaaaGGAGGAACATGTGGTCATGTTTGGGAACAAAACTctctgtggtcttcctctctaactcctcttcatcacgcagcctggaggtctgagctaggtgtacctgtggtcttcctctctaactcctcatcatcacgcagcctggaggtctagctaggtgtacctgtggtcttcctctctaactcctcatcatcacgcagcctggaggtctagctaggtgtacctgtggtcttcctctctaactgtgTATCATCACGCCCaggtctagctaggtgtacctgtggccCTAACTCCTCTTCATCACGCAGCCTGGAGGTCTAGCtgtgtacctgtggtcttcctctctaactcctcttcaTCACGCAGCCAGGAGTcccaggtgtacctgtggtcttcctcttcatcacacagcctggaggtctagctaggtgtacctgtggtccctctctaacacctcttcatcacacagcctggaggtctagctaggtgtacctgtggtcttcctctctaacacctcttcatcacgcagcctggaggtctagctaggtgtacctgtggtcttcctctctaactcctcttcatcacgcagcctggaggtctagctaggtgtacctgtggtcttcctctctaactcctcttcatcacgcagcctggaggtctagctaggtgtacctgtggtcttcctctctaactcctcttcatcacgcagcctggaggtctagctaggtgtacctgtggtcttcctctctaacacctcttcatcacgcagcctggaggtctagctaggtgtacctgtggtcttcctctctaactcctcttcatcacgcagcctggaggtctagctaggtgtacctgtggtcttcctctctaactcctcatcatcacgcagcctggaggtctagctaggtgtacctgtgttcttcctctctaacacctcttcatcacacagcctggaggtctagctaggtgtacctgtggtcttcctctctaactcctcttcatcacacagcctggaggtctagctaggtgtacctgtggtcttcctctctaacacctcttcatcacacagcctggaggtctagctaggtgtacctgtggtcttcctctctaactcctcttcatcacacagcctggaggtctagctaggtgtacctgtggtcttcctctctaacacctcttcatcacgcagcctggaggtctagctaggtgtacctgtggtcttcctctctaacacctcttcatcacgcagcctggaggtctagctaggtgtacctgtggtcttcctctctaacacctcttcatcacacagcctggaggtctagctaggtgtacctgtggtcttcctctctaacacctcttcatcacacagcctggaggtctagctaggtgtacctgtggtcttcctctctaacacctcttcatcacacagcctggaggtctagctaggtgtacctgtggtcttcctctctaacaccTCTTCATCACTCAGCCTGGAGgagctaggtgtacctgtggtcttcctctctaacacctcttca
Encoded here:
- the LOC127922938 gene encoding uncharacterized protein LOC127922938; amino-acid sequence: MKHLSEFREEDHRATGTHTGLQVPQHTGLQVHIQGYRYLNTLGYRYLNTLGYRYLNTLGYRYLNTLGYRYLNTLGYRYLNTLGYRYTYRATGTSTHWATGTSTHWATGTSTHWATGTSTHWATGTHTGLQVPQHTGLQVPQHTGLQVHIQGYRYLNTQGYRYLNTLGYRYLNTLGYRYLNTLGYRYLNTLGYRYLNTLGYRYLNTLGFRYLNTLGYRYLNTLGYRYLHTLGYRYLNTLGYRYLNTLGYRYLNTLGFRYLNTLGYRYTHTLGYRYLNTLGYRYLNTLGYRYTHTLGYRYLNTLGYRYLNTLGYRYLNTLGYRYLNTLGFRYLNTLGYRYLNTHTGLQVPQHTGLQVPPHTGLQVPQHTGLQVHTHILGYRYTHTLGYRYTHTLGYR